From Lysobacter silvisoli, the proteins below share one genomic window:
- the tsf gene encoding translation elongation factor Ts: protein MAEITASLVKELRERTGAGMMECKKALTENNGDIDAAAEWLRKSGLAKADKKAGRVAAEGRIAVAHDGGKAVLVEINSETDFVAKDDNFLAFVNSVAQAALASGATDVEALKAAKLASGETVEESRAAAIAKLGENIQIRRLANVDSANNVAAYVHGGKIGVLVEVKGGDAELARGLAMHVAAMNPPYIKAGDVPADFVAKEKEIELAKMTDKDKAKPADILEKIIGGKIAKIVNEVTLYGQPYVLDTNQSVEQVLKAAGAEVVGMQRLAVGEGIEKQVDDFAAEVMKQAGLA, encoded by the coding sequence ATGGCTGAAATCACCGCTTCCCTGGTCAAGGAACTCCGCGAGCGCACCGGCGCCGGCATGATGGAGTGCAAGAAGGCCCTGACCGAAAACAACGGCGACATCGACGCCGCCGCCGAATGGCTGCGCAAGTCGGGTCTGGCCAAGGCCGACAAGAAGGCCGGCCGCGTGGCCGCCGAAGGCCGCATCGCCGTGGCCCACGACGGCGGCAAGGCTGTGCTGGTCGAGATCAATTCCGAGACCGACTTCGTCGCCAAGGACGATAACTTCCTGGCCTTCGTCAACTCCGTCGCCCAGGCCGCCCTGGCCTCCGGCGCCACCGACGTCGAAGCGCTGAAGGCCGCCAAGCTGGCTTCGGGCGAGACCGTCGAGGAAAGCCGCGCCGCCGCGATCGCCAAGCTCGGCGAGAACATCCAGATCCGTCGCCTGGCCAACGTGGACAGCGCCAACAACGTCGCGGCCTACGTGCACGGCGGCAAGATCGGCGTGCTGGTCGAGGTCAAGGGCGGCGACGCCGAACTGGCGCGCGGCCTGGCCATGCATGTGGCGGCGATGAACCCGCCGTACATCAAGGCCGGCGACGTCCCGGCCGACTTCGTCGCCAAGGAAAAGGAAATCGAACTGGCGAAGATGACCGACAAGGACAAGGCCAAGCCGGCCGACATCCTGGAGAAGATCATCGGCGGCAAGATCGCCAAGATCGTCAACGAGGTCACCCTGTACGGCCAGCCCTACGTGCTGGACACCAACCAGTCGGTCGAGCAGGTCCTCAAGGCCGCCGGCGCCGAAGTGGTCGGCATGCAGCGCCTGGCCGTGGGCGAAGGCATCGAGAAGCAGGTCGACGACTTCGCTGCCGAAGTGATGAAGCAGGCCGGCCTGGCGTAA
- a CDS encoding RNA polymerase sigma factor, which yields MAWTLPQTQIEAPEAPTGLRAPAAASEGDGFERFVREHREPLVRFLCKRTSEEDAKDIAQESLVRLMRYRGQPADQLKLLMYRIAMNEFNDRGRRQQSQHAAAHVSFDQHFHGLPSADLAHEQRVANQQELARVREAILRLPDKCRQVYLLNRIEGMSYTEISRHCGISVKAVEKHIGRALVLLRLRLRENLADTEGGA from the coding sequence ATGGCTTGGACCTTGCCCCAGACCCAGATCGAGGCGCCCGAGGCGCCGACCGGCCTGCGCGCGCCGGCCGCCGCCAGCGAAGGCGACGGTTTCGAGCGCTTCGTGCGCGAGCACCGCGAGCCGCTGGTGCGGTTCCTGTGCAAGCGCACCAGCGAGGAAGACGCCAAGGACATCGCCCAGGAAAGCCTGGTGCGGCTGATGCGTTACCGCGGCCAGCCGGCCGACCAGCTCAAGCTGCTGATGTACCGGATCGCGATGAACGAGTTCAACGACCGCGGCCGCCGCCAGCAGAGCCAGCACGCGGCCGCGCACGTGAGCTTCGACCAGCATTTCCACGGCCTGCCGTCGGCGGACCTCGCCCACGAGCAGCGCGTGGCCAACCAACAGGAGCTGGCGCGCGTGCGTGAAGCGATCCTGCGCCTGCCGGACAAGTGCCGCCAGGTCTACCTGCTCAACCGCATCGAAGGCATGAGCTACACCGAGATATCTCGCCATTGTGGGATATCCGTCAAAGCCGTGGAGAAACATATCGGTCGCGCGCTGGTGCTGTTGCGCTTGCGCCTGAGGGAAAATCTCGCCGACACGGAAGGTGGCGCATGA
- the rpsB gene encoding 30S ribosomal protein S2, translated as MPQITMRQMLEAGVHFGHQTRYWNPKMGPYIFGARGKIHIINLEKTVPLFNDAMNFISGVAQKRGTILFIGTKRSARESIKEEAERCGMPYMTQRWLGGTLTNFRTVKQSVQRLKELEAGETDGSFAKLVKHEVLGLRREREKLEASLGGIKEMNRLPDALFVIDIGHEDIAIKEAKKLGIPVIAVVDTNYDPALVDYAIPGNDDAIRAVQLYARAAADSVLEGKAAAPAAGAREDDFVELDAEGNAVVKEDRKAAPRGRAPAKKGPAPAGAKKDAPAAE; from the coding sequence ATGCCCCAGATCACCATGCGCCAGATGCTGGAAGCCGGCGTCCATTTCGGCCACCAGACGCGCTACTGGAACCCCAAGATGGGCCCGTACATCTTCGGCGCCCGCGGCAAGATCCACATCATCAACCTCGAGAAGACCGTTCCGCTGTTCAACGACGCGATGAACTTCATCTCGGGCGTCGCCCAGAAGCGCGGCACCATCCTGTTCATCGGCACCAAGCGCTCGGCGCGCGAGTCGATCAAGGAAGAGGCCGAGCGTTGCGGCATGCCGTACATGACCCAGCGCTGGCTGGGCGGCACCCTGACCAACTTCCGCACCGTGAAGCAGTCGGTGCAGCGCCTGAAGGAGCTGGAAGCCGGCGAAACCGACGGCAGCTTCGCCAAGCTGGTCAAGCACGAAGTGCTGGGCCTGCGCCGCGAGCGCGAGAAGCTGGAAGCCTCGCTGGGCGGCATCAAGGAAATGAACCGTCTGCCCGACGCGCTGTTCGTGATCGACATCGGCCATGAAGACATCGCGATCAAGGAAGCCAAGAAGCTCGGCATCCCGGTCATCGCCGTGGTCGACACCAACTACGATCCGGCCCTGGTCGACTACGCCATTCCGGGCAACGACGACGCCATCCGCGCCGTGCAGCTGTACGCCCGCGCCGCCGCCGACTCGGTGCTGGAAGGCAAGGCCGCCGCTCCGGCCGCCGGCGCCCGCGAAGACGACTTCGTCGAGCTGGACGCCGAAGGCAACGCGGTGGTGAAGGAAGACCGCAAGGCCGCCCCGCGCGGTCGCGCCCCGGCCAAGAAGGGCCCGGCCCCGGCCGGCGCCAAGAAGGACGCTCCGGCGGCCGAGTAA
- a CDS encoding FecR family protein: MDDGEAEAWVARLHAPDSDAADRAAFERWRGQSPANAQDFDEAQRLHQLCAALGDDELLRAAARSARRDSARRPSRWLLPGAALAATLALAVGTVYWLRAAPQAEVQRYATAIGEQRTVALSDGTTLLLDTHSAVVARFDGERRVVEVAQGRVQFDVGGDPGRSGGPRPFLVKAGAGTIRDIGTTFQVSRDGSAVDVGLIEGVVEVETGGQAAPLRRSTLAPGEQLRIDAGGGLGDKRPLDLAVAQAWPQGDLVFKNRRLDQLLDEMNRYSRTRLRLAQPELGALKVSGVFHIDDQAALLAALERGWSLQAQRVGDREIVLQAATR; the protein is encoded by the coding sequence ATGGACGACGGCGAAGCCGAGGCCTGGGTGGCCCGGCTGCACGCCCCCGACAGCGACGCGGCCGACCGCGCCGCGTTCGAGCGCTGGCGCGGGCAGTCGCCGGCCAATGCCCAGGATTTCGACGAGGCGCAGCGCCTGCACCAGCTGTGCGCCGCGCTCGGCGACGACGAGCTGCTGCGCGCCGCGGCGCGTTCGGCGCGGCGCGACAGCGCGCGCCGGCCCTCGCGCTGGCTGCTGCCCGGCGCGGCCCTGGCCGCGACCCTGGCGCTGGCCGTGGGCACGGTCTATTGGCTGCGCGCCGCTCCGCAGGCGGAGGTGCAGCGGTATGCCACCGCCATCGGCGAGCAGCGCACGGTGGCCCTGTCCGACGGCACCACCTTGCTGTTGGACACTCATAGCGCGGTGGTCGCGCGTTTCGACGGCGAGCGCCGCGTGGTCGAGGTGGCGCAGGGCCGGGTCCAGTTCGACGTGGGCGGCGATCCCGGCCGCAGCGGCGGGCCGCGGCCGTTCCTGGTCAAGGCCGGCGCCGGCACCATCCGCGACATCGGCACCACCTTCCAGGTCAGCCGCGACGGCAGCGCCGTGGACGTGGGCCTGATCGAGGGCGTGGTCGAGGTCGAGACCGGCGGCCAGGCGGCGCCCCTGCGCCGCAGCACCCTGGCCCCGGGCGAGCAACTGCGCATCGACGCCGGCGGCGGCCTGGGCGACAAGCGCCCGCTGGACCTGGCCGTGGCTCAGGCCTGGCCGCAGGGCGATCTGGTGTTCAAGAACCGCCGCCTGGACCAGCTGCTGGACGAGATGAACCGCTACTCGCGCACCCGCCTGCGCCTGGCCCAGCCGGAGCTGGGCGCGCTCAAGGTCAGCGGCGTGTTCCATATCGACGACCAGGCGGCGCTGCTGGCGGCGCTGGAACGCGGCTGGTCGCTGCAGGCGCAGCGCGTGGGCGACCGCGAGATCGTGCTGCAGGCCGCCACCCGCTAG
- the pyrH gene encoding UMP kinase, with amino-acid sequence MSQLACRRVLLKLSGEALMGDEDYGIDPKVIGRLAREVVEAQQAGAEVALVIGGGNIFRGAGLAAGGMDRVTGDQMGMLATVINALAMQDALEKLGAKARVMSAIKINDVCEDYIRRRAIRHLEKGRLVIFAAGTGNPFFTTDSGAALRAIEIGADLLLKATKVDGVYDKDPKKHADAVRYDKLSYDQVIARDLQVMDTAAFALCRDSDLPLRIFDMSQPGVLLRILRGENIGTLVQGRG; translated from the coding sequence ATGTCCCAGCTCGCCTGTCGCCGTGTCCTGCTCAAGTTGTCCGGCGAGGCGCTGATGGGGGACGAGGACTACGGCATCGACCCCAAGGTGATCGGCCGCCTGGCCCGCGAGGTGGTCGAGGCCCAGCAGGCCGGGGCCGAGGTGGCCCTGGTCATCGGCGGCGGCAACATCTTCCGCGGCGCCGGCCTGGCCGCCGGCGGCATGGACCGGGTCACCGGCGACCAGATGGGCATGCTGGCCACGGTCATCAACGCCCTGGCCATGCAGGACGCGCTGGAGAAGCTCGGCGCCAAGGCCCGGGTCATGAGCGCGATCAAGATCAACGACGTGTGCGAGGACTACATCCGCCGGCGCGCGATCCGTCACCTGGAAAAGGGCCGGCTGGTGATCTTCGCCGCCGGCACCGGCAACCCCTTCTTCACCACCGACTCGGGCGCGGCGCTGCGCGCGATCGAGATCGGCGCGGACCTGCTGCTGAAGGCGACCAAGGTCGACGGGGTCTACGACAAGGATCCGAAGAAGCACGCCGACGCGGTGCGCTACGACAAGCTCAGCTACGACCAGGTCATCGCCCGCGACCTGCAGGTGATGGACACGGCCGCGTTCGCGCTGTGCCGCGACAGCGACCTGCCGCTGCGCATCTTCGACATGAGCCAGCCGGGCGTGCTGCTGCGCATTCTGCGCGGCGAGAACATCGGCACCCTGGTGCAGGGACGCGGCTGA
- a CDS encoding autotransporter domain-containing protein codes for MQGDAQATRKSRGHGRLHARSALTTAVLAGLLCGAFAPAASAQAYQETGVIGDAESWRSDEFKADWGLGAIGAEYAYARGLTGRGVRLGIFDSGSALAHSEFAGRDHRSLRLSDPNCAASATVSGADACFFSDGEIAQIEAYYLNDSVPPDLSFGGSGARLLLFYNDHGTHVAGTMVANRDGRGMHGVATGASLTASKLFFDRIYEYFVDDDGNIDRRVLTQGPGEAALNSLFDQMSAQGVRAINHSWGNGEEPTTPEGMDAEYAAYADYYRIFADAALRTGIINVWAAGNDYGNIAGAYATLPRFAPEVEKYWLSVVNLNRDGGLDGSSSICGLSKDWCVTAPGTDIRSTIVSAEMEGRVTPNAGGGYDLEIDPHQISYGYGDNTGTSMASPHVTGSLALLMERYPYLDNPQIRDILLTTATDLGEAGVDEVYGWGLIDLRKAIDGPGQLRVDTDVVMNQRAGGAKVWQGDAWDDWSNDISGSGKLTKSGIGWLRLSGGNSFAGASVREGRLELAGTNKLAGAVTVDGGDLLLTGELHSSPLQVNSGVARIEGGLHDLDFSVAGGWGLIASSGRLDNVAFAVNGGKVAFNGVQSGGSTVVGAGGTLGGTGTLGRTRVEGTIAPGNSIGTLTIDGDYTQVAGSTYLVELAAPSASDLLRVNGRAFLQGGTVRVSQGPGTYLLGQRYDILSATLGVDGRFAAIDHSAFSPFLKFDLGYGADKVTVDVVRGLAIASAANSYNQRQAAGAADALAANQGLPAPLTQLFPAQALDALDALSGELHASLRSVLVEDSRHVREAALARAQAGRGAFDADVDGEPGSAAWAQVLKRGGHLRADGNAGTVDYNGDATLLGYDYRFGNGWRIGALGGTGRGDAQLDARRSRGELRSRYLGVYVGQNWGGFGLRAGADYARHEIEAKRDVAFPGFVDRTRADYDGSTRQAYVEGGYRFATGIWEWEPYAQYAQLRVDSDRFQESGGAAALSGASAEQRLDLSTLGLRFNLNLRGEQQTEDWLSLRGGIGRRHVGGAETPQATVAWRNGGAFQVRGAPLAEDTTVLEAGLAARLGQNGLLELSYSGQLADEARDHALNARYSLQF; via the coding sequence ATGCAAGGCGATGCACAGGCAACACGGAAGTCCCGCGGCCACGGCCGCCTCCACGCGCGCTCCGCGCTGACCACGGCGGTGCTCGCCGGTTTGCTGTGCGGCGCGTTCGCGCCCGCGGCGAGCGCGCAGGCCTATCAGGAAACCGGCGTGATCGGCGATGCCGAGAGCTGGCGCAGCGACGAGTTCAAGGCCGACTGGGGCCTGGGCGCGATCGGCGCCGAGTACGCCTACGCGCGCGGGCTGACCGGCCGCGGCGTGCGCCTGGGCATCTTCGACAGCGGTTCGGCGCTGGCGCATTCGGAGTTCGCCGGTCGCGATCATCGCAGCCTGCGCCTGTCCGATCCGAACTGCGCGGCCTCGGCCACGGTCAGCGGCGCCGACGCCTGCTTCTTCTCCGACGGCGAGATCGCCCAGATCGAGGCCTACTACCTCAACGATAGCGTGCCGCCGGACCTGTCCTTCGGCGGCAGCGGCGCGCGTCTGCTGCTGTTCTACAACGACCACGGCACCCACGTGGCCGGCACCATGGTCGCCAACCGCGACGGACGCGGCATGCACGGCGTGGCCACGGGCGCCAGCCTGACCGCGTCCAAGTTGTTCTTCGACCGGATCTACGAGTACTTCGTGGACGACGACGGCAACATCGATCGCCGCGTGCTGACCCAGGGGCCGGGCGAGGCAGCGCTGAACAGCCTGTTCGACCAGATGAGCGCGCAGGGCGTGCGCGCGATCAATCACAGCTGGGGCAACGGCGAAGAGCCGACGACGCCGGAAGGCATGGACGCCGAGTACGCCGCCTACGCCGACTACTACCGCATCTTCGCCGACGCCGCGCTGCGCACCGGCATCATCAACGTGTGGGCCGCGGGCAACGACTACGGCAACATCGCCGGCGCCTACGCCACCCTGCCGCGCTTCGCGCCGGAAGTGGAGAAGTACTGGCTCAGCGTGGTCAACCTCAACCGCGACGGCGGCCTGGACGGCAGTTCCAGCATCTGCGGCCTGAGCAAGGACTGGTGCGTGACCGCGCCGGGCACCGACATCCGCTCCACCATCGTCAGCGCCGAGATGGAAGGCCGGGTGACGCCCAACGCCGGCGGCGGTTACGACCTGGAGATCGATCCGCATCAGATCAGTTACGGCTACGGCGACAACACCGGCACCTCGATGGCCTCGCCGCACGTCACCGGCAGCCTGGCGCTGCTGATGGAGCGCTATCCCTACCTCGATAATCCGCAGATCCGCGACATTCTGCTGACCACCGCCACCGACCTGGGCGAGGCCGGCGTGGACGAGGTCTACGGCTGGGGCCTGATCGACCTGCGCAAGGCCATCGACGGCCCCGGCCAGTTGCGCGTGGACACCGACGTGGTCATGAACCAGCGCGCCGGCGGCGCCAAGGTCTGGCAGGGCGACGCCTGGGACGATTGGAGCAACGACATCTCCGGTTCCGGCAAGCTCACCAAGTCCGGCATCGGCTGGCTGCGCCTGAGCGGCGGCAACAGTTTCGCCGGCGCCAGCGTGCGCGAGGGACGCCTGGAACTGGCCGGCACCAACAAACTGGCCGGCGCGGTGACGGTGGACGGCGGCGACCTGCTGCTTACCGGCGAGCTGCACAGCAGTCCGTTGCAGGTGAACAGCGGTGTGGCGCGCATCGAAGGCGGCCTGCACGACCTGGACTTCAGCGTGGCCGGTGGCTGGGGCTTGATCGCCTCCAGCGGCCGCCTGGATAACGTCGCCTTCGCCGTCAACGGCGGCAAGGTCGCGTTCAACGGCGTGCAGAGCGGTGGCAGCACCGTGGTCGGCGCCGGCGGCACCTTGGGCGGCACCGGCACCCTGGGCCGCACCCGGGTCGAAGGCACGATCGCGCCGGGTAATTCCATCGGCACCCTGACCATCGACGGCGACTACACCCAGGTCGCCGGTTCCACCTATCTGGTCGAGCTGGCCGCGCCCTCGGCCTCGGACCTGCTGCGCGTCAACGGCCGCGCCTTCCTGCAAGGCGGTACCGTGCGCGTGTCGCAGGGACCCGGCACCTACCTGCTGGGCCAGCGCTACGACATCCTCTCGGCCACGCTCGGCGTCGACGGCCGTTTCGCCGCCATCGACCACAGCGCGTTCTCGCCGTTCCTGAAGTTCGACCTGGGTTACGGCGCGGACAAGGTCACCGTCGACGTGGTGCGCGGTCTGGCCATCGCCAGCGCCGCCAACAGCTACAACCAGCGCCAGGCCGCGGGCGCGGCCGATGCGCTGGCCGCCAATCAGGGCCTGCCGGCGCCGCTGACCCAGCTGTTCCCGGCACAGGCGCTGGACGCGCTGGACGCGCTCAGCGGCGAACTGCATGCGAGCCTGCGTTCGGTGCTGGTGGAAGACAGCCGCCACGTGCGCGAAGCCGCTCTGGCGCGCGCGCAGGCCGGGCGCGGCGCGTTCGATGCCGATGTCGACGGCGAGCCGGGTTCGGCCGCGTGGGCCCAGGTGCTCAAGCGCGGCGGGCACCTGCGCGCCGACGGCAACGCCGGCACGGTGGACTACAACGGCGATGCGACCCTGCTGGGCTACGACTACCGCTTCGGCAACGGCTGGCGCATCGGCGCGCTGGGCGGCACCGGCCGCGGCGACGCGCAGCTGGACGCGCGCCGCTCGCGCGGCGAACTGCGCAGCCGTTATCTGGGCGTGTACGTCGGCCAGAACTGGGGCGGCTTCGGCCTGCGTGCGGGCGCGGACTACGCGCGCCACGAGATCGAGGCCAAGCGCGACGTGGCCTTCCCGGGCTTCGTCGACCGTACCCGCGCCGACTACGACGGCAGCACCCGCCAGGCCTATGTGGAAGGCGGCTACCGTTTCGCCACCGGCATCTGGGAATGGGAGCCGTACGCGCAGTACGCGCAGCTGCGCGTGGACAGCGACCGCTTCCAGGAAAGCGGCGGCGCCGCCGCGCTCAGCGGCGCCAGCGCCGAGCAGCGTCTGGACCTGTCGACCCTGGGCCTGCGCTTCAACCTCAACCTGCGCGGCGAGCAGCAAACCGAGGATTGGCTGAGCCTGCGCGGCGGCATCGGCCGCCGTCACGTCGGCGGCGCGGAAACGCCGCAGGCCACGGTGGCTTGGCGCAACGGCGGCGCGTTCCAGGTCCGCGGTGCGCCGCTGGCCGAGGACACGACCGTGCTGGAAGCCGGACTGGCCGCGCGCCTGGGCCAGAACGGCCTGCTGGAGCTCAGCTACAGCGGCCAGCTCGCGGACGAGGCGCGCGACCACGCGCTCAACGCGCGCTACTCGCTGCAGTTCTGA
- a CDS encoding TonB-dependent receptor, with the protein MARVRYALAISGAFCLGLSAPGAVASAAAAPTVTRFAIPAGPLDDALQALATQSRVQILYAPNLVLGKRSGGLRGELSPAQALERLLRGSGLNAMRVNDDTFVLQSAPPPIAKPPRPAPRPRPAPPPLRSTEPTNLGTVQVTGSHIPRSDLESVSVSPMTLISREDIEASGHQTLFELLRFQPGMIGHHPVDVAAEGGQPYQQLFAAAATTSLNALGPRGTLFLVDGQRIANYGLISAELGGLTDLEGIPLSIVERIEIIRGGASAIYGADAMAGVVNIILKKDQQGSEVTARLGISDRNDAKQRRISVGSGFDLRRGGNLLLSADYFQQDALYGSQRSWRTMDRSGDGLRDLRIQLGYLSDDNTRLWAYCPRQRRDQKGYCPLDTAKWISLQPEAERRSFYGHWRQPIGADSEVYASLRLGEVSQQLQSAPFYANVFLPPDHPDAFWPGGEPTTLQYAFYDVGPIRTRSQARTIDLNLGAKTYRGDWEWSASVGHHENDVTNRIDGLVSLSQFYELAGTLDYRFNSGGNAREVLDRLSPRATARGRARLDQLSLGVHGPWFELPAGRTRVAAGLELSRDSLMNQPDPLMEDHDFAFSPPKVAVDQSRNQAAFYAELSAPLAQRLQGEFALRADRRQGYNHRVSPKLGLKWNALDTLTFRGTLASGYRAPSLFELRRPNVDGNSLFVVQDDTTGPCRNTAQVEAGVEVCMLARSAFENNQLKPETSRSRTLGFVWSPDERFSLALDYFDIRRRNEILKVNALDDPEAFERSFKHDGNGLLVGIDDYYENIGTTDVRGWEIDAEYRLQTQRYGRFSLRLSGNYLDRLVRRNAPDAPALDYAGYNGPDRTALAGLEWAYGRWATTLSMRALGPSKIGRPDEDCPKVYAAAGRCSNPGSATVDLNLAYTGDTHWRFSLNVHDLGDRRPVNYDMLKGGYDIAYDDPRGRYYLLSASYRF; encoded by the coding sequence ATGGCCAGAGTTAGGTACGCGTTAGCCATTTCGGGTGCGTTCTGTCTGGGCCTGAGCGCGCCCGGCGCGGTCGCGAGCGCGGCCGCCGCCCCCACCGTCACCCGCTTCGCGATTCCCGCAGGTCCCTTGGACGATGCGCTGCAGGCGCTGGCCACGCAAAGCCGCGTGCAGATCCTCTACGCGCCCAATCTGGTGCTGGGCAAACGCAGCGGCGGCCTGCGTGGCGAGCTGTCGCCGGCGCAGGCGCTGGAGCGGCTGCTGCGCGGCAGCGGCCTCAACGCGATGCGGGTCAACGACGACACCTTCGTGCTGCAGTCGGCGCCGCCGCCCATCGCCAAGCCGCCGCGGCCCGCGCCGCGCCCGCGCCCCGCGCCGCCGCCGCTGCGCAGCACCGAGCCGACCAACCTGGGCACGGTCCAGGTCACCGGCAGCCATATCCCGCGCAGCGACCTGGAATCGGTGTCGGTCTCGCCGATGACCCTGATCAGCCGCGAGGACATCGAAGCCAGCGGCCACCAGACCCTGTTCGAACTGCTGCGCTTCCAGCCCGGCATGATCGGCCACCATCCGGTGGACGTGGCCGCCGAGGGCGGCCAGCCCTACCAGCAGCTGTTCGCCGCCGCGGCCACCACCAGCCTCAACGCGCTGGGTCCGCGCGGCACCCTGTTCCTGGTCGACGGCCAACGCATCGCCAACTACGGCCTGATCTCGGCCGAACTGGGCGGCCTGACCGATCTGGAAGGCATTCCGCTGAGCATCGTCGAGCGCATCGAGATCATCCGCGGCGGCGCCTCGGCCATTTACGGCGCCGACGCCATGGCCGGCGTGGTCAACATCATCCTGAAGAAGGACCAGCAGGGCTCGGAAGTGACCGCGCGCCTGGGCATATCCGACCGCAACGACGCCAAGCAGCGGCGCATTTCGGTAGGCAGCGGTTTCGACCTGCGCCGCGGCGGCAACCTGCTGCTGAGCGCCGACTATTTCCAGCAGGACGCGCTGTACGGTTCGCAGCGTTCCTGGCGCACCATGGACCGCAGCGGCGACGGCTTGCGCGATCTGCGTATCCAGCTGGGGTACCTGAGCGACGACAACACCCGGCTGTGGGCGTACTGTCCGCGTCAGCGCCGCGATCAGAAGGGCTACTGCCCGCTGGACACCGCCAAGTGGATCAGCCTGCAGCCCGAGGCCGAACGGCGCTCGTTCTACGGCCACTGGCGCCAGCCGATCGGTGCCGACAGCGAGGTCTATGCCAGCCTGCGCCTGGGCGAGGTGAGCCAGCAACTGCAAAGCGCGCCGTTCTACGCCAACGTGTTCCTGCCTCCGGACCACCCCGATGCGTTCTGGCCCGGCGGCGAGCCGACCACGCTGCAGTACGCGTTCTACGACGTCGGCCCGATCCGCACGCGCAGCCAGGCGCGCACGATCGATCTCAACCTGGGCGCCAAGACCTACCGCGGCGATTGGGAGTGGAGCGCCTCGGTCGGCCACCACGAGAACGACGTCACCAACCGCATCGACGGCCTGGTCAGCCTGAGCCAGTTCTACGAACTCGCCGGTACCCTGGACTACCGTTTCAACAGCGGCGGCAACGCGCGCGAGGTGCTGGACCGTTTGTCGCCGCGCGCCACCGCGCGCGGCCGCGCGCGCCTGGACCAGCTGTCGCTGGGCGTGCACGGCCCCTGGTTCGAGCTGCCGGCCGGGCGCACGCGCGTGGCCGCGGGACTGGAGCTCAGCCGCGACTCGCTGATGAACCAGCCCGACCCGCTGATGGAAGACCACGACTTCGCCTTCAGCCCGCCCAAGGTGGCCGTGGACCAGAGCCGCAATCAGGCCGCGTTCTACGCCGAACTCAGCGCGCCGCTGGCGCAGCGCCTGCAGGGCGAATTCGCGCTGCGCGCCGACCGCCGCCAGGGCTACAACCACCGCGTATCGCCCAAGCTCGGACTGAAGTGGAACGCGCTGGACACGCTGACCTTCCGCGGCACCCTGGCCTCCGGCTACCGCGCGCCTTCGCTGTTCGAACTGCGCCGGCCCAACGTGGACGGCAACAGCCTGTTCGTGGTCCAGGACGACACCACCGGCCCCTGCCGCAACACTGCGCAGGTGGAGGCGGGGGTGGAGGTCTGCATGCTGGCGCGCAGCGCGTTCGAGAACAACCAGCTCAAGCCCGAAACCTCGCGCAGCCGCACCCTGGGCTTCGTGTGGTCGCCGGACGAGCGCTTCAGCCTGGCGCTGGACTACTTCGACATCCGCCGCCGCAACGAGATCCTCAAGGTCAACGCGCTGGACGATCCCGAAGCGTTCGAGCGCTCGTTCAAGCACGACGGCAACGGCCTGCTGGTCGGCATCGACGACTACTACGAGAACATCGGCACCACCGACGTGCGCGGCTGGGAGATCGACGCCGAGTACCGCCTGCAGACGCAGCGCTACGGCCGCTTCTCGCTGCGACTGAGCGGCAACTACCTGGATCGGCTGGTGCGGCGCAATGCGCCCGATGCGCCGGCGCTGGATTACGCCGGCTACAACGGCCCCGACCGCACCGCGCTGGCGGGGCTGGAATGGGCCTACGGCCGCTGGGCGACCACGTTGAGCATGCGCGCGCTGGGCCCGTCCAAGATCGGCCGGCCCGACGAGGACTGCCCCAAGGTCTACGCCGCCGCCGGCCGCTGCAGCAATCCGGGCTCGGCCACGGTGGACTTGAACCTGGCTTACACCGGCGACACCCACTGGCGCTTCTCGCTCAACGTGCACGACCTGGGCGATCGCCGGCCGGTGAACTACGACATGCTCAAGGGCGGCTACGACATCGCCTACGACGATCCGCGCGGTCGCTATTACCTGCTGAGCGCGTCTTACCGCTTCTGA
- a CDS encoding AIM24 family protein, which yields MSIKNLKDFVETSSQKDLSQETFELESSHLLEVKLDGRVWAKAGSMVAYRGGVKFVRQGVLEQGLGNLLKKAISGEGTQLMKMEGQGRVYIADAGKKITLLRLAGESIYVNGNDVLAYEDGVASEIKMMRKVSGMMSGGLFNIKLSGNGVVAITSHYEPLTLAVTPDQPVFTDPNATVAWSGNLSPDIVTDISLGTLFGRGSGESVQLKFAGTGWVVVQPYEEVYFQQQG from the coding sequence ATGAGCATCAAGAACCTCAAGGATTTCGTCGAAACCAGCAGTCAGAAGGACCTGAGCCAGGAGACGTTCGAGCTGGAAAGCTCGCACCTGCTGGAGGTCAAGCTGGACGGCCGGGTCTGGGCCAAGGCCGGCTCGATGGTCGCCTACCGCGGCGGCGTGAAGTTCGTGCGTCAGGGCGTGCTGGAACAGGGCCTGGGCAACCTGCTGAAGAAAGCGATCAGCGGCGAGGGCACCCAGCTGATGAAGATGGAAGGGCAGGGCCGCGTGTACATCGCCGACGCCGGCAAGAAGATCACCCTGCTGCGCCTGGCCGGCGAGTCGATCTACGTCAACGGCAACGACGTGCTCGCCTACGAGGACGGCGTGGCCTCGGAGATCAAGATGATGCGTAAGGTCTCGGGCATGATGTCCGGCGGCCTGTTCAACATCAAACTCTCGGGCAACGGCGTGGTCGCGATCACCTCGCACTACGAACCGCTGACCCTGGCGGTGACCCCGGACCAGCCGGTGTTCACCGACCCCAACGCCACCGTGGCCTGGTCGGGCAACCTCAGCCCCGACATCGTCACCGACATTTCGCTGGGCACCCTGTTCGGTCGCGGCTCGGGCGAGAGCGTGCAGCTCAAGTTCGCCGGCACCGGCTGGGTGGTGGTGCAGCCGTACGAAGAGGTGTATTTCCAGCAGCAGGGCTGA